One Acidimicrobiales bacterium genomic window carries:
- a CDS encoding nucleoside-diphosphate sugar epimerase/dehydratase has protein sequence MDKRAGSRSTPTWTKVAQVAARTRSDLVLGIFDALLVTAAFATVLVLRFDGEVPGHHWRSFWGFVPYGVAVSLASNWLWGLYGQLWRHASIQEARRLLLAGATTTSVLVFLEIGVRRTVPYSVVTLGVGLGIFLTGALRFQSRLFSFQRRSTDGTGLRVVVIGAGDAGAALVREMLRSPRAGLVPVAVLDEDVRRHGRSFMGLRIEGGIADLPRVAARTNAHQAVLAMSSVEQSLVRQAASAAEEAGVALRIVPGMASTVGNRVSISDVRDLRIEDLLGRKQVVTDLDGVRRLLEGKRVLVTGAGGSIGSEISRQVAACDPAALVLVDHDETHLHDTATSVAGPTEQVLANIRDRDLMRHVFATHQPQIVFHAAAHKHVPLLEAHPCEAALTNVVGTANVLHAAEQVHVERLVFISTDKAVVPSSVMGASKRLGEQLVLGQAPEGTRYCAVRFGNVLGSRGSVVPTFMRQIATGGPVTVTDPAMTRFFMSIEEAVQLVLQAAAMAEGGELFMLDMGEPVRILDLAERMIRLSGREVGTDIEIKVTGVRPGEKLVEELRDSEEDAFATIHPSIMRVQPLPTPGALLHMGMVQLEAFATDRRSEEVRNLMFALAEARVPPEPAPRGAQPGGTEGVAPMTGTSRS, from the coding sequence GTGGACAAGCGAGCGGGATCACGGTCGACGCCCACGTGGACGAAGGTCGCCCAGGTTGCAGCGCGCACGCGCAGCGACCTCGTGCTCGGCATCTTCGATGCCCTCCTCGTCACCGCCGCCTTCGCCACCGTGCTCGTGCTCCGCTTCGACGGCGAGGTCCCCGGGCACCATTGGCGCAGCTTCTGGGGCTTCGTCCCCTACGGCGTGGCGGTGAGCCTGGCCAGCAACTGGCTCTGGGGCCTCTACGGCCAGCTGTGGCGCCACGCCAGCATCCAGGAGGCCCGACGACTGCTACTGGCCGGAGCCACCACCACCTCGGTGCTGGTGTTCCTCGAGATCGGCGTACGTCGCACCGTCCCGTACTCCGTCGTCACCCTGGGCGTCGGCCTGGGCATCTTCCTCACGGGCGCCCTGCGCTTCCAGTCCCGGCTGTTCTCCTTCCAGCGGCGTTCCACCGACGGCACCGGTCTCCGGGTCGTGGTGATCGGTGCCGGCGACGCCGGGGCGGCCCTCGTGCGCGAGATGCTCCGCAGCCCGCGGGCCGGGCTGGTGCCGGTGGCGGTGCTCGACGAGGACGTGCGCCGGCACGGGCGGTCGTTCATGGGCCTGCGCATCGAGGGCGGCATCGCCGACCTGCCGCGGGTCGCCGCCCGCACCAACGCCCACCAGGCCGTGCTGGCCATGAGCTCCGTCGAGCAGTCCCTCGTGCGCCAGGCGGCGAGCGCGGCCGAGGAGGCCGGCGTGGCGCTGCGCATCGTCCCGGGCATGGCGTCGACCGTTGGGAACCGCGTGTCGATCAGCGACGTCCGCGACCTGCGCATCGAGGACCTCCTCGGGCGCAAGCAGGTGGTCACCGACCTCGATGGCGTGCGCCGGCTGCTGGAGGGCAAGCGGGTGCTCGTCACCGGTGCCGGCGGCTCGATCGGCTCGGAGATCTCGCGCCAGGTGGCCGCCTGCGATCCCGCCGCTCTCGTGCTGGTCGACCACGACGAGACGCACCTGCACGACACGGCCACGTCGGTCGCCGGTCCCACCGAGCAGGTGCTGGCCAACATCCGCGACCGCGACCTCATGCGGCACGTGTTCGCCACGCACCAGCCCCAGATCGTGTTCCACGCCGCCGCCCACAAGCACGTGCCGCTCCTCGAGGCCCACCCCTGCGAGGCGGCCCTCACCAACGTGGTCGGCACGGCCAACGTGCTCCACGCGGCCGAGCAGGTGCACGTCGAGCGCCTGGTGTTCATCTCCACCGACAAGGCCGTGGTTCCCTCCAGCGTGATGGGCGCCTCCAAGCGGCTCGGCGAGCAGCTCGTGCTCGGGCAGGCGCCCGAAGGGACCCGCTACTGCGCGGTGCGCTTCGGCAACGTGCTCGGCAGCAGGGGCAGCGTCGTTCCCACCTTCATGCGCCAGATCGCCACGGGCGGGCCCGTCACGGTCACCGATCCCGCCATGACCCGCTTCTTCATGAGCATCGAGGAGGCCGTCCAGCTGGTCCTCCAGGCGGCGGCCATGGCCGAGGGGGGCGAGCTGTTCATGCTCGACATGGGCGAGCCCGTGCGCATCCTCGACCTGGCCGAGCGCATGATCCGGCTCTCGGGCCGGGAGGTCGGCACCGACATCGAGATCAAGGTCACCGGCGTCCGCCCGGGGGAGAAGCTGGTGGAGGAGCTGCGCGACAGCGAGGAGGACGCCTTTGCCACCATCCACCCGTCGATCATGAGGGTGCAGCCCCTTCCGACACCTGGGGCCCTCCTGCACATGGGCATGGTGCAGCTCGAGGCGTTCGCCACGGACCGCCGGTCCGAGGAGGTCCGCAACCTGATGTTCGCCCTGGCCGAGGCGCGGGTGCCGCCCGAGCCTGCACCGCGCGGCGCCCAGCCGGGTGGGACGGAGGGCGTGGCGCCGATGACAGGGACATCCAGGTCGTGA
- a CDS encoding DegT/DnrJ/EryC1/StrS family aminotransferase, with the protein MITPPAVVGGPQAFPDGLPITRPYVPGIPALASRLQSILDSGRLTNGPTVGELEEKVAQLLGVAHVVGVSSCTAGLMLVLQALEATGRVVLPSFTFSASAHAVVWAGGAADFAEVDGSTCTLDPADVAPMVEGACAMTATHVYGTPCRTDELQALADGAGIPLVYDAAHALGSKRGGVPIGGFGAAEVFSLSPTKVVVAGEGGLVATNDAGLAEACRLGRDYGNPGDYDCRFPGLNARLSELHAAVALASLEGLDERVAYRSALAARFAAGVAGVAGLRPAAVGAGDTSTFKDLTVIVEAESFGLTAEQLGRALRAEGIDSRRYYHPPIHQQKAYASRWAERRPLPVTELLSTSVLSVPLWSHMTPDHIDGMADAVVRIHTDAEAVRHALA; encoded by the coding sequence GTGATCACCCCGCCCGCCGTGGTGGGCGGGCCGCAAGCGTTCCCCGACGGTCTCCCGATCACGCGGCCCTACGTGCCCGGCATCCCGGCCCTCGCCTCCCGCCTGCAGTCCATCCTCGACAGCGGCCGCCTCACCAACGGGCCCACCGTGGGCGAGTTGGAGGAGAAGGTGGCGCAGCTGCTCGGCGTGGCCCACGTCGTCGGCGTGTCCAGCTGCACGGCCGGCCTCATGCTCGTGCTCCAGGCGCTGGAGGCCACCGGTCGGGTGGTCCTGCCCAGCTTCACGTTCTCGGCCAGCGCGCACGCCGTCGTGTGGGCCGGCGGCGCTGCGGACTTCGCCGAGGTCGACGGTTCGACCTGCACGCTCGACCCGGCCGACGTGGCGCCGATGGTCGAAGGCGCGTGCGCCATGACGGCCACCCACGTGTATGGCACCCCGTGCCGCACCGACGAGCTCCAGGCGCTGGCCGACGGGGCGGGGATACCGCTCGTCTACGACGCCGCCCACGCCCTCGGCAGCAAGCGGGGCGGCGTGCCCATCGGCGGCTTCGGCGCGGCCGAGGTGTTCAGCCTGAGCCCCACCAAGGTCGTGGTCGCCGGCGAGGGCGGCCTGGTCGCCACCAACGATGCCGGCCTGGCCGAGGCCTGCCGACTCGGCCGCGATTACGGGAATCCCGGCGACTACGACTGCCGCTTCCCCGGCCTCAACGCCCGCCTGTCCGAGCTCCACGCCGCCGTCGCGCTGGCATCGCTGGAGGGCCTCGACGAGCGGGTCGCGTACCGCAGCGCCCTCGCCGCCCGCTTCGCCGCCGGCGTGGCCGGCGTGGCCGGGCTTCGCCCGGCAGCCGTCGGCGCAGGGGACACCTCCACGTTCAAGGACCTCACGGTGATCGTCGAGGCCGAGTCCTTCGGCCTCACGGCGGAACAGCTCGGGCGGGCCCTGCGGGCGGAAGGCATCGACTCCCGTCGCTACTACCACCCGCCGATCCACCAGCAGAAGGCCTACGCCTCCCGCTGGGCCGAGCGGCGTCCCCTGCCCGTCACCGAGCTGCTGTCCACGAGCGTGCTGAGCGTTCCGCTGTGGTCCCACATGACGCCCGACCACATCGACGGCATGGCCGACGCCGTGGTGCGCATCCACACCGACGCCGAGGCGGTCCGTCATGCCCTCGCATGA
- a CDS encoding PqqD family protein yields MTDGECWARADAALFRRCWGTVLVRLPDGPVHTLTGTASEIWELLARRSTVAELVHALSHRYDAVPDVIGPDVARFIETLSAAGVVAAGPGPSTASPVA; encoded by the coding sequence ATGACCGACGGCGAGTGCTGGGCCCGGGCCGACGCAGCGCTGTTCCGGCGCTGCTGGGGCACGGTCCTCGTCCGCCTGCCGGACGGCCCGGTGCACACGCTCACCGGCACCGCCTCGGAGATCTGGGAGCTCCTCGCGCGTCGGTCGACGGTGGCCGAGCTGGTCCATGCGCTGTCGCATCGGTACGACGCCGTGCCGGACGTTATCGGGCCGGACGTGGCCCGCTTCATCGAGACGTTGTCCGCCGCCGGCGTCGTCGCGGCCGGCCCGGGTCCTTCGACGGCTTCGCCCGTTGCCTGA
- a CDS encoding nucleotidyltransferase family protein yields the protein MPEGSGIPIPGTPLLRAVAAYGLPGTRPPFPTVPLPDGAWADLLGGAGRQRVVGLLAAAVGDGAFEVSAGQRDELADVHCATMTRVLDIEAAAVHVVGLLGGAGVDVRVLKGLAAAHLDLPDPSQREFGDADLLVRPSAFAPAVELLVAAGLPRDLPERRAGFDRRFGKDATVYGRSGVEIDLHRTLALGAFGMALEPDLVWDDGEPFRMGPHEVRALAPAARLVHACYSAVLGDRVPRLPALRDVAALAGRADMAADVVVRLAERGRGGSVVALGVRLAAETMGTGSSWPLSPWARARPQSRWERTALASYESHGGTNTSTLLAGVLGLSTAGARLSYLSALAFPARHYLSARRDAGRPSERRQGLHELALGRRARRTPG from the coding sequence TTGCCTGAGGGGTCCGGGATCCCGATCCCGGGCACGCCGCTGCTGCGGGCGGTGGCCGCCTACGGCCTGCCCGGTACCCGTCCCCCGTTCCCCACCGTGCCCCTCCCGGACGGTGCATGGGCCGACCTCCTCGGCGGCGCCGGCCGCCAGCGCGTGGTCGGTTTACTGGCGGCGGCGGTCGGCGACGGCGCGTTCGAGGTGAGCGCCGGCCAGCGTGACGAGCTGGCCGACGTGCACTGCGCCACCATGACCAGGGTCCTCGACATCGAGGCGGCCGCCGTGCACGTCGTCGGCCTCCTCGGCGGTGCAGGCGTCGACGTCCGGGTCCTCAAGGGGCTCGCCGCCGCCCATCTCGACCTGCCGGACCCCTCGCAGCGCGAGTTCGGGGATGCCGACCTCCTCGTCCGGCCCAGCGCCTTCGCGCCGGCCGTCGAGCTGCTCGTCGCCGCCGGGCTGCCGCGGGACCTGCCCGAGCGGCGGGCCGGGTTCGACCGTCGCTTCGGCAAGGACGCCACCGTCTACGGCCGGAGCGGCGTGGAGATCGATCTCCACCGCACCCTGGCCCTCGGCGCCTTCGGCATGGCCCTCGAGCCGGACCTCGTCTGGGACGACGGCGAGCCGTTCCGGATGGGGCCGCACGAGGTCCGCGCCCTGGCACCCGCCGCCCGGCTCGTGCACGCCTGCTACAGCGCCGTGCTCGGCGACCGCGTCCCACGGCTGCCCGCGCTGCGTGATGTCGCCGCCCTCGCCGGTCGGGCCGACATGGCCGCCGATGTGGTCGTACGGCTGGCCGAGCGGGGCCGGGGCGGTTCGGTGGTGGCGCTCGGGGTGCGGCTGGCGGCCGAGACCATGGGGACCGGCTCGTCGTGGCCACTGTCGCCCTGGGCCCGGGCCCGTCCGCAGTCACGGTGGGAGCGCACCGCCCTCGCCTCCTACGAGAGCCATGGAGGTACCAACACGTCCACCTTGCTGGCGGGGGTCCTCGGCCTGTCGACGGCGGGCGCCCGGCTGTCGTATCTGTCGGCCCTGGCCTTCCCCGCTCGCCACTACCTGTCGGCACGGCGCGACGCCGGCCGACCCTCCGAGCGCCGGCAAGGCCTGCACGAGTTGGCGCTCGGCAGGCGAGCCCGCCGGACGCCCGGCTGA
- a CDS encoding twin-arginine translocation signal domain-containing protein — protein sequence MERETGTEGLSRRDVLKRSAVVGGLVWVAPTVLSSSAGATSNLANCAPSSRFALKHGAPNEACETPGTNPTTGNCSASAGFTSFRDGCCLESHGLITFSESGNHQTHTYVLASGVELAGAFAKCATDCIGYSPSSSVITVTTDPSTGKTTVTITCSNLSHSEIVVCFSGSNAPNCP from the coding sequence ATGGAACGAGAGACGGGAACCGAAGGCCTTTCGAGGCGTGACGTCCTCAAGCGCTCCGCCGTCGTCGGCGGTCTCGTGTGGGTGGCCCCGACGGTGCTGTCGTCTTCGGCAGGCGCCACGTCTAATCTCGCCAACTGCGCGCCCTCCTCTCGATTCGCGCTGAAGCACGGCGCCCCGAACGAGGCGTGCGAGACACCGGGCACGAACCCCACCACCGGCAACTGCTCGGCCAGCGCCGGCTTCACCTCCTTCCGGGACGGGTGCTGCCTCGAGTCGCACGGTCTCATCACCTTCAGCGAGAGCGGCAACCACCAGACCCATACCTACGTGCTGGCCAGCGGCGTCGAGCTGGCCGGGGCGTTCGCGAAGTGCGCGACGGACTGCATCGGCTACTCACCTTCGAGCTCCGTGATCACCGTCACCACCGACCCGTCCACCGGGAAGACCACGGTCACCATCACCTGCTCCAACCTGTCGCACAGCGAGATCGTCGTGTGCTTCAGCGGTTCGAACGCCCCGAACTGCCCCTGA
- a CDS encoding PqqD family protein: MIDGSFAPRPAAGLVAMPLDGELLLLDPRTDGLHQLDRLGTVIWSVLDGEATVDELVVDLAEAFSAPAAAVRKDLGDLLAALRTARVLDGSEPGQDLLVGSGQTTTEAAADESLWRPAYLVDPPAP, encoded by the coding sequence GTGATCGACGGGTCGTTCGCTCCGCGGCCGGCAGCCGGGTTGGTCGCCATGCCGCTCGACGGGGAGCTGCTGCTGCTGGACCCGCGCACGGACGGGTTGCACCAGCTGGACCGGCTGGGCACCGTGATCTGGTCGGTGCTCGACGGGGAGGCGACGGTCGACGAGCTGGTCGTCGACCTGGCCGAGGCATTCTCGGCGCCGGCCGCAGCGGTGCGCAAGGACCTCGGCGACCTGCTCGCCGCCCTGCGCACGGCCCGTGTCCTCGACGGCAGCGAGCCCGGGCAGGACCTCCTCGTCGGATCGGGCCAGACGACCACAGAGGCGGCCGCCGACGAGAGCTTGTGGCGGCCGGCGTACCTGGTGGACCCACCGGCCCCGTGA
- a CDS encoding PqqD family protein: protein MTDEGIRTGSTWRHKAGLGDAELDGERVLWDPETGCVARLDRVGSLVWACLDGESSLDEVTGDLAAGFATPPEVVRRDVVTLVARLSEMGLLVEEPS from the coding sequence GTGACTGACGAGGGGATCCGGACGGGGTCGACGTGGCGCCACAAGGCGGGACTCGGGGACGCTGAGCTCGACGGTGAGCGCGTGCTCTGGGACCCCGAGACCGGCTGCGTGGCCCGTCTCGATCGCGTGGGCTCGCTCGTGTGGGCCTGCCTCGACGGCGAGTCGTCGCTCGACGAGGTCACCGGTGATCTCGCCGCCGGCTTCGCCACGCCGCCCGAGGTCGTGCGGCGCGACGTCGTCACCTTGGTCGCACGGCTTTCGGAGATGGGCCTCCTGGTCGAAGAACCTTCCTAG
- a CDS encoding nucleotidyltransferase family protein — protein sequence MTSPLHGLDPVVRSALVAVAGHGLGAPADRPPPTAPLGDRHWRSLMRSVRMERLLGLLDRAVADGAVPATAEQAADAEAAAAQSLRTVLHLERRLLTVADHLDRAAVPFVVLKGPAVARLDEPDPSMRNYADIDLLVGPPDLARAVTALGALGYVRDLPERRPGFDRSFGKEVPMADDRGSELDLHRTLALGSFGLCVDLPALWGSTEVLRLGGRQLTALDAEGRFVHACVTAALGDERPRLVALRDVASISSARPLADRRLHHLAPAGRGAVVVALAVRMCRAALGDVVGSSASAFAASVTPSRWERVALRAYRAQGGSNTLELLSGVLAVRGQARARYVRALVAPDAAYLDARRRAGRPREWTTGLREVASRRRATVGKGSTGD from the coding sequence TTGACGTCGCCGCTCCACGGACTCGACCCGGTGGTGCGTTCGGCGCTCGTCGCCGTGGCCGGCCACGGCTTGGGCGCTCCCGCCGACCGGCCACCGCCGACGGCGCCGCTGGGAGACCGGCACTGGCGGTCGCTGATGCGCTCCGTACGGATGGAGCGCCTGCTCGGCCTGCTCGACCGGGCCGTCGCCGACGGTGCGGTGCCGGCCACCGCCGAGCAGGCGGCCGACGCCGAGGCGGCCGCCGCCCAGAGCCTGCGCACCGTCCTCCACCTCGAGCGGCGCCTCCTCACCGTGGCGGACCACCTGGACCGGGCCGCCGTACCGTTCGTGGTGCTCAAGGGCCCGGCGGTGGCCCGGCTCGACGAACCGGACCCGAGCATGCGGAACTACGCCGACATCGACCTGCTGGTCGGCCCCCCCGACCTGGCCCGGGCCGTCACTGCGCTGGGCGCCCTGGGCTACGTGCGCGACCTGCCCGAGCGCCGGCCCGGCTTCGACCGATCCTTCGGCAAGGAGGTCCCCATGGCCGACGACCGCGGGTCGGAGCTGGACCTGCACCGCACCCTGGCCCTCGGCTCGTTCGGCCTGTGCGTCGACCTGCCGGCCCTGTGGGGGAGCACCGAGGTCCTTCGTCTCGGTGGGCGCCAGCTGACCGCTCTCGACGCCGAAGGCCGCTTCGTCCACGCCTGCGTCACCGCCGCGCTGGGCGACGAACGGCCTCGCCTGGTCGCGCTGCGCGACGTCGCGTCCATATCCTCGGCCCGCCCGCTGGCGGACCGGCGGCTGCACCATCTCGCCCCCGCCGGCCGCGGCGCGGTGGTGGTGGCACTGGCGGTGCGCATGTGCAGGGCCGCCCTGGGCGACGTGGTGGGCTCCTCGGCGAGCGCCTTCGCGGCATCGGTCACGCCGAGCCGGTGGGAGAGGGTCGCGCTGCGGGCCTACCGCGCCCAGGGCGGCTCCAACACGCTCGAGCTCCTGTCGGGGGTGCTCGCCGTCCGCGGCCAGGCGCGGGCGCGCTACGTGCGGGCCCTGGTGGCGCCCGACGCCGCCTACCTGGACGCCCGGCGCCGGGCCGGCCGGCCGCGCGAGTGGACCACCGGGCTGCGGGAGGTGGCGTCCCGGCGGCGGGCCACCGTCGGGAAGGGGTCGACCGGTGACTGA
- a CDS encoding PqqD family protein — protein sequence MTTGIVVRSPDVLWHRTSRRMLVSLPAGATVELHGVEALVWEALAQPGTVDELVDDLAAAFDRPAPVVRADVTPLLDELVRAGAVRCS from the coding sequence ATGACCACCGGGATCGTCGTCCGCTCGCCCGACGTCCTGTGGCACCGCACGAGCCGCCGAATGCTGGTCAGCCTTCCGGCCGGGGCCACCGTCGAGCTGCACGGCGTCGAGGCCCTCGTGTGGGAGGCGCTCGCGCAGCCGGGGACGGTCGACGAGCTGGTCGACGACCTGGCCGCCGCCTTCGACCGGCCGGCGCCGGTCGTGCGGGCCGACGTCACGCCCCTTCTCGACGAGCTGGTGCGTGCCGGAGCGGTGCGGTGCAGTTGA
- a CDS encoding acyl-ACP desaturase, whose protein sequence is MEDRALLEELEPTVARLLDKHLARAKEWFPHELVPWSRARDFEPDEEWDPVEYPVPDGVRSALFLNLLTEDNLPYYYHTIQNVFGDGAWGEWARRWTAEEGRHAIVIRDYLTVTRALDATELERARMRQVSGGITPEPQNPADTMVYVTMQELATRIAHLNTGKLLTDRAGYDVMARVAADENFHYLFYRGITDAALEVDPSMVVLAIERQVEGFDMPGTGIADFPTHARRIAKVGIYDFVQHYDHILVPLVLRHWNVEKLEGLSPEADAARERLVRYVARVGTAAGRLKERRAREEKQADS, encoded by the coding sequence ATGGAGGACCGCGCGCTCCTGGAGGAGCTCGAACCGACCGTCGCCCGGCTGCTCGACAAGCACCTCGCCAGGGCCAAGGAGTGGTTCCCGCACGAGCTGGTGCCGTGGAGCAGGGCTCGCGACTTCGAGCCCGACGAGGAGTGGGACCCGGTCGAGTACCCGGTACCCGACGGTGTACGCAGCGCGCTGTTCCTCAACCTGCTCACCGAGGACAACCTGCCGTACTACTACCACACGATCCAGAACGTCTTCGGGGACGGCGCCTGGGGGGAGTGGGCCCGGCGGTGGACCGCCGAGGAGGGCCGCCACGCCATCGTCATACGCGACTACCTCACCGTCACCCGGGCCCTCGACGCCACCGAGCTCGAGCGGGCGCGGATGCGCCAGGTCTCCGGCGGCATCACGCCCGAGCCCCAGAATCCCGCCGACACGATGGTGTACGTCACCATGCAGGAGCTGGCCACCCGCATTGCCCACCTCAACACGGGCAAGCTGCTCACCGACCGCGCCGGCTACGACGTCATGGCCCGGGTCGCCGCCGACGAGAACTTCCACTACCTGTTCTACCGGGGCATCACCGATGCCGCCCTCGAGGTGGACCCCTCCATGGTGGTCCTCGCCATCGAGCGCCAGGTGGAGGGCTTCGACATGCCCGGCACCGGCATCGCCGACTTCCCGACCCACGCCCGGCGCATCGCCAAGGTCGGCATCTACGACTTCGTCCAGCACTACGACCACATCCTGGTCCCCCTGGTCCTGCGCCACTGGAACGTCGAGAAGCTCGAGGGCCTGTCGCCCGAGGCCGACGCGGCCCGCGAGCGCCTCGTCCGCTACGTGGCCCGGGTGGGCACGGCGGCCGGCCGCCTGAAGGAGCGCCGGGCGCGTGAGGAGAAGCAGGCCGACAGCTGA
- a CDS encoding peroxiredoxin, whose protein sequence is MALQLGDPAPDFTAETTEGKINLYEYLDDGWGVLFSHPKDFTPVCTTELGAVAKLKGEFDKRNTKVIGLSVDPIENHEKWLDDIEETQGARVNFPMIGDPDRTVADLFGMIHPNANDTQTVRSVFVIGPDKKVKLTLTYPASTGRNFDEILRVIDSLQLTAKYSVSTPADWKDGDDVIIAPAISDEDAKTKFPKGFETKKPYLRITPQPNK, encoded by the coding sequence ATGGCTCTGCAACTCGGCGATCCGGCCCCCGACTTCACCGCGGAGACCACTGAAGGCAAGATCAACCTCTACGAGTACCTGGACGACGGCTGGGGCGTCCTGTTCTCGCACCCGAAGGACTTCACGCCCGTCTGCACGACCGAGCTCGGCGCCGTCGCCAAGCTCAAGGGCGAGTTCGACAAGCGCAACACCAAGGTCATCGGCCTCAGCGTGGACCCGATCGAGAACCACGAGAAGTGGCTCGACGACATCGAGGAGACCCAGGGAGCCCGGGTCAACTTCCCGATGATCGGCGACCCCGACCGCACCGTCGCCGACCTGTTCGGGATGATCCACCCCAACGCCAACGACACGCAGACGGTGCGCTCCGTGTTCGTCATCGGGCCCGACAAGAAGGTGAAGCTCACGCTCACCTACCCCGCCAGCACCGGGCGCAACTTCGACGAGATCCTGCGGGTGATCGACTCGCTCCAGCTCACCGCCAAGTACTCCGTCTCCACGCCGGCCGACTGGAAGGACGGCGACGACGTCATCATCGCTCCGGCCATCTCCGACGAGGACGCCAAGACCAAGTTCCCGAAGGGCTTCGAGACCAAGAAGCCGTACCTGCGCATCACCCCGCAGCCGAACAAGTAG
- a CDS encoding thiolase family protein: MGSAVLVDAVRTAGGKRNGSLRGWHAADLAAQVLQALLARNDVDPAVVDDVILGCVMQVGEQALNVARNAVLAAGFPESVPAVTVDRQCGSSQQSVHFAAQGVMSGAYDVVVAGGVESMSRVPMGTSMQVGGMPFGPAVFARYADAGGLVPQGIAAELIAERWRLSREDLDAYGARSQQRATAARAAGRFAAEIVPVAVRDDNGHDTGTVFDADEGIRPGTTVEVLAGLKPSFKPDGGKVTAGNSSQITDGAAAALIMSEERCASLGLTPRARFSSFALAGVDPVTMLTAPIPATAKVLERAKLGLDDIDVVEINEAFASVVLAWERDVRPDMDKVNPNGGAIALGHPLGASGAKLLATLVHELERTGGRYGLQVMCEGGGLANAMVIERLG; this comes from the coding sequence ATGGGGTCCGCCGTGCTGGTCGATGCCGTCCGCACGGCCGGCGGGAAGCGCAACGGCTCCCTGCGCGGCTGGCACGCGGCCGACCTGGCCGCGCAGGTGCTGCAGGCACTGCTGGCCCGCAACGATGTGGACCCCGCCGTCGTCGACGACGTCATCCTGGGCTGCGTGATGCAGGTCGGCGAGCAGGCGTTGAACGTGGCGCGCAACGCCGTCCTGGCCGCCGGCTTCCCCGAGTCCGTGCCGGCCGTCACCGTCGACCGCCAGTGCGGCAGCTCGCAGCAGTCCGTGCACTTCGCCGCCCAGGGCGTGATGTCCGGAGCGTACGACGTGGTGGTCGCCGGCGGGGTGGAATCCATGAGCCGGGTCCCGATGGGGACGTCGATGCAGGTCGGCGGGATGCCGTTCGGCCCGGCCGTGTTCGCCCGCTACGCCGACGCCGGCGGCCTGGTGCCCCAGGGGATCGCCGCTGAGCTCATCGCCGAGCGCTGGCGCCTGTCGCGCGAGGACCTCGACGCGTACGGCGCCCGGTCCCAGCAGCGGGCCACCGCGGCCCGGGCGGCCGGCCGGTTCGCAGCCGAGATCGTCCCGGTCGCCGTCCGCGACGACAACGGGCACGACACCGGCACGGTGTTCGACGCCGACGAGGGCATCCGGCCCGGCACCACGGTGGAGGTCCTGGCCGGCCTCAAGCCGTCGTTCAAGCCGGACGGCGGGAAGGTCACGGCCGGCAACTCCTCGCAGATCACCGACGGGGCGGCCGCCGCCCTGATCATGAGCGAGGAGCGCTGCGCGTCGCTCGGCCTCACGCCACGCGCCCGCTTCTCCTCGTTCGCCCTGGCCGGCGTCGACCCGGTCACCATGCTCACCGCTCCCATCCCAGCCACCGCCAAGGTCCTCGAACGGGCCAAGCTGGGGCTGGACGACATCGACGTCGTCGAGATCAACGAGGCCTTCGCGTCGGTGGTCCTGGCGTGGGAGCGCGACGTCCGCCCCGACATGGACAAGGTCAACCCCAACGGCGGCGCCATCGCCCTCGGCCACCCCCTCGGCGCCTCGGGCGCCAAGCTCCTCGCCACGCTGGTCCACGAGCTCGAACGCACCGGCGGCCGCTACGGCCTCCAGGTCATGTGCGAGGGCGGCGGCCTGGCCAACGCCATGGTGATCGAGCGCCTGGGCTGA